Within the Clostridium scatologenes genome, the region AAATATAGCTGCTACACTTTGTGTTCCTTCATAAATCAGCTGCTCTCTTAATTTATCTACATAATATTTTGATGCAGCCTCTTCACTTTCAAACTTGATACCTGCCCTATAAATGTAAGGATCAAAGAACTTTACAAACCCTGGTATTCCAGGCTCACAGGTATATCTTCTAGGTTCTCCTGTTAAATTGGCAGCTCCATAGCTGGCACCATGATATGAACGATATCTTGAAAATATTTTATTTCTTCCTGTAAACATCTTTGCTATTTTAATTGCATTTTCATTTGAATCAGACCCTCCAAGGGTGAAAAAAACCTTTCCCATATTATCCGGAGCCTTCTCAATTACTTTTTTAGCCAATAAAGACCTTACATCTACTGCATATCCAGGTCCCATAAAAGCCATTTTATCAGCCTGCTTTTTTATTGCTTCAATTATCTTTTTATTTCCATGTCCTACATTTAAATTTACAAGCTGTGAGGACATATCAAAATACTTTTTTCCTTCACTATCCCAAAAGTAGATTCCTTCCGCCTTTTCAATTACCATAGGATTTAAACTTCCTTGTGCACTCCATGAATGCAAATTGTATCTTTTATCAAACTTCTTTATTTTTTCTGCTGTTATACTCTCTCTCTCTACAGTTAACATTTTTCTTCCTCCCCACTTAACTTTAAAATTTACTTAATACACTTTTTCATAAATATCTATTATCTCTTCCAAACTTGGTTTTCTAGGATTAAAAAGTACACTTCCACTTACAATTGCATCCTTTGCCATATCTTTAATACTTTCTTTTAAAACTCCTACTTCCTTTAAGGATTTTGGAAGTCCAGTTTCCGAAAAAAGATTGCTTATTGATTTAATAGCCCGTAAACTTCCTTCATTATCTGATACTCCATGTACTTTTTCTCCCATTGTTTTAGCAACTTGTTTTAATTTTTGCTTACAAGCTGGCCTATTGAACTCCATAACCTTTGGAAGCAGCAGTGCATTTGCAAGTCCATGAGCTACATCAAAATATGCTCCCAAAGGTCTTGCCATAGCATGAACCAATGCTACTGAAGCATTACTAAAAGCAAAGCCCGCATACATCTGTGCAATAAGCATATTTTCTCTTGCTTCAAGATTTTCACCATCTAAAACAACTTTAGGTAGATTTTTGCTTATAAGCTCTATGGCTTTTAAAGCATATATATCTGTCATAGGCTGACTTGCTTTAGAAATGTAAGCTTCTATAGCATGAGTTAAAGCATCCATTCCTGTAGCTGCAGTTACACTCTTTGGCATCATTATTGTAAGCTCTGGATCTAAAATTGCAATTTTAGGAATTATAGCTTCTCCTCCTATAAGCATTTTTATTTTTTTCTCAGTATCTGTAATTACTGCAAATTTACTAATTTCACTACCTGTACCTGCCGTTGTAGGTACTGCAATAATTGGCAGTCCTGCATTTTTGAAATCACTTTTCTCATAATCCGTAATATCACCGGAGTTGGTACACATAACACTAATTCCTTTAGCTGTATCTAAAGCACTTCCTCCTCCCAAAGCTACTATAAAATCAATACACTGTTTCTTAGCTTTTTCTGTGCCTTTTCTTACAGTTTTTACACTAGGATCTGATTCAACTTCATCAAATAGAATAGTTTCTATGTTATTTTCTTTTAAGCTATCTAACACTTTGTAAAGTGCTCCTGTTTTTTTAGAAGACTTCTTTCCTGTTACTAACATAGCCTTTTTTCCATAACTTAAA harbors:
- a CDS encoding iron-containing alcohol dehydrogenase, giving the protein MSCFIFRSPVKIIYGMDSTTVIGREALSYGKKAMLVTGKKSSKKTGALYKVLDSLKENNIETILFDEVESDPSVKTVRKGTEKAKKQCIDFIVALGGGSALDTAKGISVMCTNSGDITDYEKSDFKNAGLPIIAVPTTAGTGSEISKFAVITDTEKKIKMLIGGEAIIPKIAILDPELTIMMPKSVTAATGMDALTHAIEAYISKASQPMTDIYALKAIELISKNLPKVVLDGENLEARENMLIAQMYAGFAFSNASVALVHAMARPLGAYFDVAHGLANALLLPKVMEFNRPACKQKLKQVAKTMGEKVHGVSDNEGSLRAIKSISNLFSETGLPKSLKEVGVLKESIKDMAKDAIVSGSVLFNPRKPSLEEIIDIYEKVY